CTTTGACGCGCGCCTGCACGAGTTCGAGGCCCGCTGGCGTCACGCGCCAGTCTTCCTGCCAATCGATCTTCTCGATCGAATGCGTCCAGATGAGCGTGAAGGCCGTGAGCGCCAGCGCCTTCACGGCTCCCACGGATGCGAGGCAGAGGCTCACACGGCCTCGACCGTTGCCGGCGGTCGCTGCCGCCATTGCCAGAGCACGATCATCGCCGACAGCACGAAGCCGATGGTGTCGCTGAGCGGGAATTCGCCGAGCAGGCACAGCGCGGCGCCGAGCGCGAGCGCGCGTTCGAGCAGGCTGAGCCGCGTGAACAAGAAGCCGATCGCGACCATGCCGAACAGCCCGATCGCCACCAGCGCCTTGAAGGTCGCCAGCGCCACAGCGCTGTAGAAGCCGAGCTTTGCGGCCATGGGATCGCCCGCCTGCAGCATCAACGCCGGCGAATAGACGAAGATGAAGGGAATGACGTAGCCGGCAAGCGCGATGCGCATCGCCTCCCAGCCGATCTTGTCCGGATTCTCCTTTGCGATCGGCGCCGCGGCAAGGGCGGCGAGCGCGACCGGTGGCGAGAGGTCGGCCATGATGCCGTAATAGAACGCGAACATATGGCTCGCGATCAGGGGCACGCCTAACTTTGCCAGCGCAGGTGCGGCAAGTGCGGCGGTGATGATGTAGGTCGGGATCGTGGGAATGCCGGTGCCGAGCAGGATCGACAGCAGCATGGTCATGATCAGCGCCAGGAACAAGCTCTTCTCGCCAAGCCCGATCACCCAGCCGCCAAAGATGGTGCCGACGCCGGTCTGCGACATCATGCCGATGATGACGCCGACGATGGCGCAGGCCATGCCGACGGTGATGGCGGATTTGGCGCTTTCGGCCAGCGCATCGCGGCAGGCGCGCAAGGAGGCGAGCCCACCGCGGACGAAGGCGGTGATCACGATCAGCGCGACGACGACGCATGAGACCGGCACGATCTGGAGACCGTCGCGCGACAGCGCGGCGACGACAAGCGCGAGCCCGATCCAGAAGATGTAGCGGATCACCATGGCCGATGCACCCGCCGTGATGCTGGCCCCCAGGATCAGCGTCACGGTCAGCGCGAGGCCCATGCTGCCGGCATAGAGCGGCGTAAAGCCTTCGAACAGCATGTAGACGAGCGCCGCGAGCGGCAGCACGAGATACCAGCGCGTCACCAGCGCCTTCCAGGCGCTCGGAATCTCCGCACGCTTCATGCCGGTGAGCCCGTGCTTGCCGGCCTCCAGATGCACCATCCAGAATGCGGAAGCGAAATAGAGCACCGCCGGGATCGCGGCTGCTTTGACGATTTCCGAATACTGGACGCCAAGCGTCTCCGCCATGATGAAGGCGACGGCGCCCATCACCGGTGGCATGATCTGTCCGCCCATCGAGGCCGTGGCCTCGACGCCCGCAGCGAAGGCGCGGCGGTAGCCGAACTTGATCATCAGGGGAATCGTGAACTGCCCGACGGTCACGACATTGGCGACACCTGAACCCGAGATCGTGCCCATCATCCCGGAGGCAAACACCGCCACCTTGGCAGGGCCGCCGCGGGTGCGGCCGAACAGGCCGAGTGAGACGTCGGTGAAGAGCTGGATCATGCCGGCGCGCTCCAGGAACGAGCCGAACAGGATGAACAGGAAGATGTAGGTCGCCGAGACGTAGATCGGCACGCCGTAAAAGCCTTCGGTGCCGAAGGACAGATGCGTGACGACCTGATCGAAGTCATAGCCGCGATGGTTGAGCGGCGACGGCAGGTACTGGCCGAAGAACCAATACAGGAGGCACGCGCCGCACATCAGCGGCAACGCCGGGCCCATCAGCCGCCGCGTGCCCTCGAAGATCAGCACCGCGAGCAGCGTGCCGACCACGAGGTCGACACGCGTCGGATCGCCGTCGCGCGCGATCAGATCGGCATAGAAGATCCATTGATAGAGGCCGCAGAGAAAGCCGGCGCCGCCGATCAGCCAGCCGACCGCGCGGCCGACATCGCTTCTGGCGGTGAAGTTTCCGATCAGGCCGAAGGTGAGCAGCAAGAGGAAGCCGACATGGACGCCGCGCACCACCTGG
This region of Bradyrhizobium sp. CCGUVB1N3 genomic DNA includes:
- a CDS encoding TRAP transporter permease translates to MLQAEGAEAPIKVEFDNFEHGFPEGFGPGWWGHLAYWIGIAFAAFQLYVAAFNYLPSQVVRGVHVGFLLLLTFGLIGNFTARSDVGRAVGWLIGGAGFLCGLYQWIFYADLIARDGDPTRVDLVVGTLLAVLIFEGTRRLMGPALPLMCGACLLYWFFGQYLPSPLNHRGYDFDQVVTHLSFGTEGFYGVPIYVSATYIFLFILFGSFLERAGMIQLFTDVSLGLFGRTRGGPAKVAVFASGMMGTISGSGVANVVTVGQFTIPLMIKFGYRRAFAAGVEATASMGGQIMPPVMGAVAFIMAETLGVQYSEIVKAAAIPAVLYFASAFWMVHLEAGKHGLTGMKRAEIPSAWKALVTRWYLVLPLAALVYMLFEGFTPLYAGSMGLALTVTLILGASITAGASAMVIRYIFWIGLALVVAALSRDGLQIVPVSCVVVALIVITAFVRGGLASLRACRDALAESAKSAITVGMACAIVGVIIGMMSQTGVGTIFGGWVIGLGEKSLFLALIMTMLLSILLGTGIPTIPTYIITAALAAPALAKLGVPLIASHMFAFYYGIMADLSPPVALAALAAAPIAKENPDKIGWEAMRIALAGYVIPFIFVYSPALMLQAGDPMAAKLGFYSAVALATFKALVAIGLFGMVAIGFLFTRLSLLERALALGAALCLLGEFPLSDTIGFVLSAMIVLWQWRQRPPATVEAV